The following coding sequences lie in one Myxococcus xanthus genomic window:
- a CDS encoding group I truncated hemoglobin, with the protein MSVTAEKSVYEQLGGEPAMAAAVEVFYRKVLADDHISHFFEDVDMERQAAKQKAFLTMVTGGPVHYSGKDMRAGHAPLVKRGLNDSHFDAVAGHLKATLEELGVAAPLVARVMTIAESARADVLGR; encoded by the coding sequence ATGAGCGTTACGGCGGAGAAGAGTGTCTACGAGCAGCTGGGCGGAGAGCCGGCGATGGCGGCGGCGGTGGAGGTCTTCTACCGGAAGGTGCTGGCGGACGATCACATCAGCCACTTCTTCGAGGACGTGGACATGGAGCGCCAGGCCGCGAAGCAGAAGGCGTTCCTGACGATGGTGACGGGTGGGCCGGTCCACTACTCGGGCAAGGACATGCGCGCGGGCCACGCGCCTCTGGTGAAGCGTGGGCTGAACGACTCGCACTTCGACGCGGTGGCGGGCCACCTGAAGGCGACGCTGGAGGAGCTGGGCGTGGCCGCGCCGCTGGTGGCGAGGGTGATGACCATCGCGGAGAGCGCCCGCGCGGACGTCCTGGGACGCTGA
- a CDS encoding 2Fe-2S iron-sulfur cluster-binding protein has protein sequence MAKVKHESDWYPLESGESVLDALLRQGVSIPNACRAGACQSCLMRAVAGTVPEAAQVGLKDTLRAQGYFLACACRPPEGTQLEVTGAEALRIPARIQALSLLSTSVLRVRLVTDSPLAYHAGQYISLVREDGLARSYSLASLPHEDALELHVRLQPGGAMSGWLAHDAQPGDRLQVQGPAGSCFYVPGRPEQPLLLAGTGTGLAPLYGIVRDALAAGHTGPIWLFHGARTPEGLYLTSELRALAEQHPQFLYRPGVLEGGSRDVAEGALDVLIRAECPKPLGWRAWLCGDGPLVLSLRKKLFLAGLSLKDLHTDAFLPSVPSGQRTSDAGAR, from the coding sequence ATGGCCAAGGTAAAGCATGAGTCCGACTGGTACCCGTTGGAGTCCGGAGAGAGTGTGCTGGACGCGCTGCTGCGCCAGGGCGTCTCCATTCCGAATGCGTGCCGCGCGGGGGCCTGCCAGTCCTGCCTGATGCGGGCCGTGGCAGGGACGGTTCCAGAGGCCGCGCAGGTGGGGCTGAAGGACACGCTCCGGGCACAGGGCTACTTCCTCGCCTGTGCCTGCCGGCCTCCGGAGGGCACGCAGCTGGAAGTCACTGGCGCGGAGGCGCTGCGCATCCCCGCGCGCATCCAGGCGCTGTCGTTGCTGTCCACCAGCGTCCTTCGTGTGCGGCTGGTGACGGACAGCCCGCTGGCGTACCACGCGGGGCAGTACATCTCCCTGGTGCGCGAGGATGGGCTGGCCCGCAGTTATTCGCTGGCCAGCCTGCCTCATGAAGACGCCTTGGAGTTGCATGTGCGGCTCCAGCCGGGCGGGGCGATGAGTGGCTGGCTGGCGCATGATGCACAGCCGGGAGACAGGCTCCAGGTGCAGGGGCCGGCGGGGAGTTGCTTCTATGTGCCTGGCCGGCCCGAGCAGCCCTTGTTGCTGGCGGGCACGGGCACGGGCCTGGCGCCGCTGTACGGCATCGTTCGCGACGCGCTGGCGGCGGGCCACACGGGGCCCATCTGGCTCTTCCACGGCGCTCGGACGCCCGAGGGGCTCTACCTCACCTCCGAGCTGCGGGCGCTGGCGGAGCAACATCCTCAGTTTCTCTATCGTCCGGGTGTGTTGGAGGGCGGCAGCCGGGACGTGGCCGAGGGAGCGCTCGATGTGCTCATCCGCGCCGAATGCCCGAAGCCGCTGGGCTGGCGCGCATGGCTCTGCGGAGACGGGCCATTGGTGCTATCCCTTCGAAAGAAGCTGTTCCTGGCCGGGCTCTCGCTGAAAGACCTCCACACGGATGCCTTCTTGCCGAGCGTTCCATCGGGGCAGCGTACTTCCGACGCCGGAGCCCGCTGA
- a CDS encoding RrF2 family transcriptional regulator, whose protein sequence is MHLTLHADYSLRVLLYLATRTGRPVSTQEMADAYGISKHHLVRVVQTLAGQGVVDARAGRSGGVVLARAPADIQVGSVLRAAEPDFHLVECFDRERNACPIAPACGLKGVLDEAREAFLAVLDRYTLADLLRRSRPNLQDYFLPTSEP, encoded by the coding sequence GTGCACCTCACCCTCCATGCCGACTACTCGCTGCGGGTGCTGCTCTACCTGGCCACGCGCACCGGGCGGCCCGTCTCCACGCAGGAGATGGCGGATGCGTACGGCATCTCCAAGCACCACCTGGTGCGCGTGGTGCAGACGCTGGCGGGGCAGGGGGTGGTGGACGCGCGAGCGGGCCGCTCCGGCGGCGTGGTGCTGGCGCGCGCGCCAGCGGACATCCAGGTGGGGAGCGTGCTGCGCGCCGCGGAGCCGGACTTCCACCTGGTGGAATGCTTCGACCGGGAGCGAAACGCCTGTCCCATCGCTCCCGCTTGTGGGCTCAAGGGCGTCCTGGACGAAGCGCGCGAGGCGTTTCTCGCGGTGCTGGACCGGTACACGCTGGCGGACCTGCTCCGCCGCTCGCGCCCGAACCTGCAGGACTACTTCCTCCCCACCTCCGAACCATGA
- a CDS encoding ADP-ribosylglycohydrolase family protein: MSLTPAERQDRFHAAFVGLAIGDALGFPLRGIPPASLTRLPGLAEDFAPRPRGKFAKGQFSDDTQLLLAAAESVIREGKVDGRSAAAHLAWLWQEGIILQPPKSLADALQRLASGVPWMSAGASLGTRCHSVLSRALVVGLLESGHRARLPHDAGVLTIITHKDPVCAAAAAAFAQAAALGMEAEPLTPAAFCEELALSAAVHDKGLAEEVRHLPRLLTWDTARALTQLRKVGVPPSELKGVDGLPPHVVPVLLTSLFAILKVPHDFREAVALTLRCGGEADVAAALTGALLGAHLGTRAIPARLRKQVLYSENLVDTADRLFRAHQVRETLATALSHRRRR; this comes from the coding sequence ATGTCGCTGACTCCCGCCGAGCGCCAGGACAGGTTCCATGCGGCGTTCGTGGGGCTCGCAATCGGTGATGCGCTCGGCTTTCCGCTGCGCGGCATTCCACCGGCGAGCCTCACGCGGCTGCCCGGCCTTGCCGAAGACTTCGCGCCCCGCCCGCGCGGAAAGTTCGCCAAGGGCCAGTTCAGCGACGACACGCAGTTGCTGCTCGCGGCGGCGGAGAGCGTCATCCGCGAAGGCAAGGTGGACGGCCGCAGCGCGGCGGCGCACCTGGCGTGGCTGTGGCAGGAGGGCATCATCCTCCAGCCGCCCAAGAGCCTGGCGGACGCGCTGCAGCGGCTAGCCAGTGGCGTGCCGTGGATGAGCGCGGGCGCGTCCCTGGGCACGCGCTGCCATTCGGTGCTCAGCCGCGCGCTGGTGGTGGGCCTGCTGGAGAGCGGCCACCGCGCGCGCCTGCCGCATGACGCGGGCGTGCTCACCATCATCACGCACAAGGACCCGGTGTGCGCGGCGGCGGCCGCCGCCTTCGCGCAGGCCGCGGCGCTGGGCATGGAGGCGGAGCCGCTGACACCCGCGGCCTTCTGCGAGGAGCTGGCGCTGTCGGCGGCCGTGCACGACAAGGGGCTGGCCGAGGAAGTGCGCCACCTGCCGCGCCTGCTCACCTGGGACACCGCGCGCGCGCTGACGCAGTTGCGCAAGGTGGGCGTGCCCCCCAGCGAGCTGAAGGGCGTGGACGGGCTGCCGCCGCACGTGGTGCCGGTGCTGCTGACGTCGCTGTTCGCCATCCTCAAGGTGCCGCACGACTTCCGGGAGGCGGTGGCCCTCACGCTGCGCTGCGGCGGCGAGGCGGACGTGGCCGCGGCGCTGACGGGCGCTCTGCTGGGCGCTCACCTGGGGACGCGCGCCATCCCCGCGCGGCTGCGCAAGCAGGTGTTGTACTCCGAAAACCTGGTGGATACGGCGGACCGCCTCTTCCGCGCCCATCAGGTCCGCGAGACGCTGGCCACCGCCCTGTCGCACCGCCGTCGCCGCTGA
- a CDS encoding phage holin family protein: MDLESERLERSQLETLSTAELIRHALAETRLLVRAEVMHAKKELREELKAARTAGILLGAGAVLALTALAVLFVALGLALPMAQALGVLVVGVVLLAIAGVLLFVGRKRVPKKPLPHTQERLKMDYQLTRETLQ; encoded by the coding sequence GTGGATCTCGAATCGGAACGCCTGGAGCGAAGTCAATTGGAGACGCTCTCCACGGCGGAGCTCATCCGGCATGCCTTGGCGGAGACGCGCCTGCTGGTGCGCGCCGAGGTGATGCACGCCAAGAAGGAGCTGCGTGAGGAGCTGAAGGCCGCGCGGACCGCGGGAATCCTCCTGGGGGCGGGCGCGGTGCTGGCGCTCACGGCGCTGGCCGTCCTCTTCGTCGCGCTGGGGTTGGCCCTGCCCATGGCCCAGGCGCTGGGCGTGCTGGTGGTGGGCGTGGTGCTGCTGGCGATTGCCGGTGTCTTGCTCTTCGTGGGACGCAAGCGCGTGCCCAAGAAGCCGCTGCCGCACACACAGGAACGCTTGAAGATGGACTACCAGCTCACGCGGGAGACGCTGCAATGA
- a CDS encoding cytochrome ubiquinol oxidase subunit I — MPMTDLLYARAQMGLSLAFHIVFAAAGVALPVLMVLSDWKGRRTGDADYQKLSQKLAKGTAILFAVGAVSGTVLSFELGLLWPEFMGQYGEVIGLPFSLEGVAFFTEAIFLGIYLYGRERVSPGMHMSSGVMVAVSGAASAFFVTLVNTFMNHPSGFTPSASGPMDVQPLVAMFSPGWQYQTAHVLLSCYQASAFAMAGIHAFVLLRHPGVAFHRKALSVALPLACVTALLQPVVGDLSAKHVAKAQPVKLAAMEGQFETERGAPLRLGGLPNVETGEVPYAVDIPKGLSILAFADPDAEVKGLNAFPRDEWPPVAKVHVAFQIMVGTGSAMALLALVTLGWRWRKKAWPHGRKMMWAWLLSGPLGVVAMEAGWLVTEWGRQPWILRGVMRTADAVTPVPHLAAPFWTFTVVYLFLGVTVVLLLVRQVAGTLPTRDSGPLGGEANAN, encoded by the coding sequence ATGCCCATGACGGACCTGCTCTATGCGCGGGCCCAAATGGGCTTGTCGCTCGCGTTCCACATCGTCTTCGCCGCGGCGGGAGTGGCGCTTCCCGTTCTCATGGTGCTCAGTGACTGGAAGGGCCGGCGCACCGGTGATGCGGACTATCAGAAGCTGAGTCAGAAGCTGGCGAAGGGGACGGCCATCCTCTTCGCGGTGGGCGCGGTGAGTGGCACGGTGTTGTCCTTCGAACTGGGCCTGCTGTGGCCAGAGTTCATGGGGCAGTACGGCGAGGTGATTGGGCTGCCCTTCAGCCTGGAGGGCGTCGCCTTCTTCACCGAGGCCATCTTCCTGGGCATCTATCTGTATGGGCGGGAGCGGGTGTCGCCGGGGATGCACATGTCCTCCGGCGTCATGGTGGCGGTGAGTGGCGCGGCCAGCGCCTTCTTCGTCACGCTGGTCAACACGTTCATGAACCACCCGTCGGGCTTCACGCCGTCGGCGTCAGGGCCCATGGACGTGCAGCCGCTGGTGGCCATGTTCAGCCCCGGCTGGCAGTACCAGACAGCGCACGTGCTGCTCTCCTGTTACCAGGCGAGCGCCTTCGCCATGGCGGGCATCCACGCCTTCGTGTTGCTGCGCCACCCGGGCGTGGCCTTCCATCGAAAGGCCCTTTCGGTGGCGCTGCCGCTGGCGTGTGTCACCGCGCTGCTCCAGCCCGTGGTGGGGGACTTGTCCGCCAAGCACGTGGCGAAGGCGCAGCCGGTGAAACTGGCCGCCATGGAGGGTCAGTTCGAAACGGAGCGCGGCGCGCCGCTGCGCCTGGGCGGACTCCCCAACGTGGAGACGGGCGAGGTGCCCTACGCGGTGGACATCCCCAAGGGCCTGTCGATTCTCGCCTTCGCGGACCCGGACGCGGAGGTGAAGGGCCTGAATGCCTTCCCGCGCGACGAGTGGCCGCCGGTGGCGAAGGTCCACGTGGCCTTCCAAATCATGGTGGGCACCGGGAGCGCCATGGCGCTGTTGGCGTTGGTGACGCTGGGCTGGCGGTGGCGGAAGAAGGCCTGGCCCCACGGGCGGAAGATGATGTGGGCGTGGCTGTTGTCGGGGCCGCTGGGGGTGGTGGCCATGGAGGCGGGCTGGCTCGTCACGGAGTGGGGACGGCAGCCGTGGATTCTTCGCGGCGTCATGCGCACGGCGGACGCGGTGACGCCGGTGCCACACCTGGCCGCGCCCTTCTGGACCTTCACCGTCGTGTACCTGTTCCTGGGGGTGACGGTGGTGCTCCTGCTGGTGCGGCAGGTGGCGGGAACGCTGCCCACGCGCGACAGCGGTCCGCTGGGAGGTGAGGCCAATGCCAACTGA
- a CDS encoding cytochrome d ubiquinol oxidase subunit II — protein MPTDAILGFAVAGTFVLYALFGGADFGGGVWDLLASGPRKAEQRALIARAIGPVWEVNHIWLIVGLVLLFAGFPRAFAVLSVALHVPLTLLLLGIVFRGAAFTFRAYDTRGDAVQRQWGLVFSGASVIAPVLLGMCVGAVVSGTIRVEGRVVVSGFFASWLAPFSWAVGALALSLFAFLAAAYLTHEAHEPTLREDFRRRAMGAGVAVFVAALAVLLLAREGAPRVWEGLLRSPFALALHAGTAVAAVASFALLWTRRFQWVRVAAAVQAGLIVLGWAASQYPYLVVPDVTLHGAAASPGAQRLLLVALGVGTAVVVPSLVLLFRVFRPAPTPGAGSEV, from the coding sequence ATGCCAACTGACGCGATTCTGGGCTTCGCGGTGGCGGGGACCTTCGTCCTCTACGCCCTCTTCGGCGGGGCGGACTTCGGGGGCGGCGTCTGGGATTTGCTCGCCTCCGGACCGCGCAAGGCGGAGCAGCGCGCGCTCATCGCCCGCGCCATTGGCCCGGTGTGGGAGGTGAATCACATCTGGCTCATCGTGGGCCTGGTGCTGCTGTTCGCCGGCTTCCCGCGCGCCTTCGCGGTGCTGAGCGTGGCGCTGCACGTGCCGCTGACGTTGCTGCTGCTGGGCATCGTGTTCCGGGGCGCGGCTTTCACCTTCCGGGCCTACGACACGCGCGGGGACGCGGTGCAGCGGCAGTGGGGGCTTGTCTTCAGTGGCGCCAGCGTCATCGCGCCGGTGCTACTGGGCATGTGCGTGGGGGCCGTGGTGAGCGGCACCATCCGCGTGGAAGGGCGGGTGGTGGTGAGCGGCTTCTTCGCGTCGTGGCTCGCGCCCTTCTCATGGGCGGTGGGCGCGCTGGCGCTGAGCCTCTTCGCCTTCCTGGCGGCGGCATACCTCACTCACGAGGCGCACGAGCCCACGCTGCGCGAGGACTTCCGCCGCCGGGCAATGGGCGCGGGCGTGGCCGTGTTTGTCGCGGCGCTGGCGGTGCTGTTGCTGGCACGCGAGGGGGCGCCGCGCGTCTGGGAGGGACTCTTGCGCTCGCCCTTCGCCCTGGCGCTGCATGCGGGCACGGCGGTGGCGGCGGTGGCGTCCTTCGCGCTCTTGTGGACGCGCCGCTTTCAATGGGTCCGTGTCGCTGCGGCTGTGCAGGCGGGGCTCATCGTGCTGGGGTGGGCCGCCTCGCAGTACCCGTACCTGGTGGTGCCGGACGTCACGCTGCACGGCGCGGCGGCGAGCCCTGGCGCGCAGCGCTTGTTGTTGGTGGCGCTGGGCGTGGGCACGGCCGTGGTGGTGCCTTCGCTGGTGTTGCTGTTCCGCGTCTTCCGGCCCGCGCCCACGCCGGGCGCCGGCTCGGAGGTGTGA
- a CDS encoding TonB-dependent receptor domain-containing protein has product MRAVHRDDVSPRPFRGPRLSVTWKWVGSALLLTMTPAWAQDAATPPPDSAAAEHPAEQAEAALEDNIFQMAPVVVTATRTEQDVTSAPASVTVVTQEDLKRAPVGDLTDAIRLAPGISLTAGSQGRRGISIRGMDSSYTLILVDGKRVNSLEAVFRHNDFDIGLIPTEGIERIEVVRGAMSSLYGSEALGGVINIITKPIAPKWTGGIDLKAQTPTVGANGEELRSSVFLSGPLIEDTLSMKLTGGFNHRQAWNGARNPGSPVLNADGAPVTREDGSVVNHGDLATLEGRNDHNGRLSLNWTPTAQQTITAEYGRAYQNRIGEYYIGGSYGDADAVVHRNDAVLGHKGKWDWGNSEVRGYWEGLESGVDGLTQDNIVAEANATAYLGINTLTVGGEARWIDLKSDEFTSGGASVHQQALYAQDELALMDKLTLLLGARLDNHENFGLHFTPRAYAVYSPINHLTLKAGVGTGFKAPTLRQMSTESLVTSCRGRCGIIGNPDLDPEKSTNFEVSANWTMTSWALSATVFQNNIRNLIDTPRGTGVEPVGTDPGTGLPLYVPRNVNRARLRGVEATASKAFGNVVRLSANYTFLESRDLENDVQLAYRPKHTLNGQIDLTPVDKLKAFVRGQYIGTQLSGTEEVEAYALFDAGASYDISKNFGVNAGVLNLANTRTEDEEGYVFQERGRTLYAGVNARF; this is encoded by the coding sequence TTGCGCGCCGTTCACCGTGATGACGTTTCCCCCCGCCCCTTCCGCGGTCCCCGCCTGTCCGTGACGTGGAAGTGGGTGGGCTCTGCCCTGCTGCTCACGATGACGCCCGCCTGGGCGCAGGACGCGGCCACGCCGCCGCCGGATTCCGCGGCCGCCGAGCATCCGGCCGAGCAGGCGGAGGCGGCGCTGGAGGACAACATCTTCCAGATGGCCCCCGTGGTGGTGACGGCGACGCGCACCGAGCAGGACGTCACCTCCGCCCCTGCCTCCGTCACCGTGGTGACGCAGGAGGACCTGAAGCGGGCGCCTGTAGGTGATTTGACGGACGCCATCCGCCTGGCGCCCGGCATCAGCCTGACGGCCGGCAGCCAGGGCCGCCGTGGCATCAGCATCCGCGGCATGGATTCGAGCTACACGCTCATCCTGGTCGACGGAAAGCGAGTGAACTCGCTGGAGGCGGTGTTCCGCCACAACGACTTCGACATCGGCCTCATCCCCACGGAGGGCATCGAGCGCATCGAAGTCGTCCGCGGCGCCATGTCCTCCCTCTACGGCTCCGAGGCGCTGGGCGGCGTCATCAACATCATCACCAAGCCGATTGCGCCCAAGTGGACGGGTGGCATCGACCTGAAGGCGCAGACGCCCACCGTGGGCGCCAACGGCGAGGAGCTCCGCTCCAGCGTCTTCCTCAGCGGTCCGCTCATCGAGGACACGCTCTCCATGAAGCTGACGGGCGGCTTCAACCACCGCCAAGCATGGAATGGCGCGCGCAACCCGGGCTCGCCCGTGCTCAACGCGGACGGTGCGCCGGTGACGCGTGAAGACGGCAGCGTCGTCAACCACGGCGACCTGGCCACGCTCGAGGGCCGCAATGACCACAACGGCCGGCTGTCGCTGAACTGGACGCCCACCGCGCAGCAGACGATTACCGCCGAGTACGGCCGCGCGTACCAGAACCGCATCGGCGAGTACTACATCGGCGGCTCCTACGGCGACGCGGACGCGGTGGTCCACCGCAACGACGCGGTGCTGGGCCACAAGGGCAAGTGGGACTGGGGCAACTCCGAGGTCCGCGGCTACTGGGAAGGACTGGAGAGCGGCGTCGACGGCCTCACCCAGGACAACATCGTCGCGGAGGCGAACGCCACCGCGTACCTGGGCATCAACACGTTGACGGTGGGCGGCGAGGCGCGCTGGATTGACCTCAAGTCGGACGAGTTCACCAGCGGCGGCGCCAGCGTGCACCAGCAGGCCCTCTACGCGCAGGATGAGCTGGCGCTGATGGACAAGCTGACGCTGCTGCTGGGCGCGCGTCTGGACAACCACGAGAACTTCGGCCTCCACTTCACGCCGCGCGCCTACGCCGTCTACTCGCCCATCAACCACCTCACGCTGAAGGCGGGTGTCGGCACGGGCTTCAAGGCGCCCACGCTGCGTCAGATGAGCACCGAGTCCCTGGTGACGAGCTGCCGAGGCCGCTGCGGCATCATCGGCAACCCGGACCTGGACCCGGAGAAGAGCACCAACTTCGAGGTGTCCGCCAACTGGACCATGACGTCGTGGGCCCTGTCGGCGACCGTCTTCCAGAACAACATCCGCAACCTCATCGACACGCCGCGCGGCACGGGCGTGGAGCCGGTGGGCACCGACCCGGGAACGGGCCTGCCCCTGTACGTGCCCCGCAACGTCAACCGCGCGCGCCTGCGCGGCGTCGAGGCGACGGCGAGCAAGGCCTTCGGCAACGTGGTGCGCCTGAGCGCGAACTACACCTTCCTGGAGAGCCGGGACCTGGAGAACGACGTGCAGCTCGCCTACCGGCCCAAGCACACCCTCAACGGCCAGATTGACCTGACGCCGGTGGACAAGCTGAAGGCCTTCGTGCGCGGCCAGTACATTGGCACGCAGCTCAGCGGCACCGAGGAAGTGGAGGCCTATGCCCTCTTCGACGCCGGCGCCAGCTACGACATCAGCAAGAACTTCGGCGTCAACGCGGGCGTCCTCAACCTCGCCAACACCCGCACCGAGGACGAGGAAGGCTACGTGTTCCAGGAGCGCGGCCGCACCCTCTACGCGGGTGTGAACGCGCGGTTCTAA
- a CDS encoding SDR family NAD(P)-dependent oxidoreductase encodes MDLELRGKTALITGSSRGIGRAIASVLAREGVRVCLSARGAEALEATAAQLRAGGADVATVVTDVATQAGAVEAVEAAVRAFGRLDILVNNVGGSGGAGAFHSATAEQWTSVLDRNLLSAVWCSQRAVEAMRQQGGGCIVHINSIFGREYATSAPYTTAKAGITALTKEMAVDLAQYRIRVNGVAPGSILFPGGSWDKRQKADPEKVARLVRDELPWGRFGAPEEVADVVAFLCSERARWVTGATLPVDGGQGRAF; translated from the coding sequence ATGGACCTGGAGCTCAGAGGAAAGACGGCCCTCATCACCGGCAGCAGCCGGGGCATTGGCCGGGCCATCGCGTCGGTGCTGGCCCGCGAGGGCGTGCGGGTGTGCCTCAGCGCACGCGGCGCGGAGGCCCTGGAGGCCACCGCGGCGCAGCTTCGCGCCGGGGGCGCGGATGTGGCCACCGTGGTGACGGACGTGGCCACCCAGGCCGGCGCCGTGGAAGCAGTGGAGGCGGCGGTGCGCGCCTTCGGCCGGTTGGACATCCTGGTCAACAACGTGGGCGGCAGCGGCGGCGCGGGCGCCTTCCATTCCGCCACCGCCGAGCAGTGGACATCCGTCCTGGACCGCAACCTCCTGTCCGCCGTGTGGTGCAGCCAGCGCGCCGTGGAGGCCATGCGCCAGCAGGGTGGCGGCTGCATCGTCCACATCAACTCCATCTTTGGCCGCGAGTACGCCACCAGCGCCCCCTACACTACCGCCAAGGCCGGCATCACCGCGCTCACCAAGGAGATGGCGGTGGACCTGGCGCAGTACCGCATCCGCGTCAACGGCGTGGCCCCCGGCTCCATCCTCTTCCCCGGCGGAAGCTGGGACAAACGCCAGAAGGCGGATCCAGAGAAGGTGGCCAGACTGGTGCGTGACGAGCTGCCCTGGGGCCGCTTCGGCGCCCCCGAGGAAGTGGCCGACGTGGTGGCCTTCCTCTGCTCGGAACGCGCACGCTGGGTCACAGGGGCCACCCTGCCCGTGGATGGGGGCCAAGGCCGTGCCTTCTGA
- a CDS encoding glucose-6-phosphate isomerase: MTERELWERYQRYLCVVPALDFTLDVSRMRFPADYLERMRPRLEEAFGAMEALEKGAVANPDEKRKVGHYWLRAPELAPEPALQKEITDTVAAIHAFAKNVHEGRVKPQKAQRFTHMLIVGIGGSALGPQLVADALGTAKDPMQVSFFDNTDPDGFDRVLAQLGERLSETLTLVISKSGGTKETRNGMLEAERGYSARGLDFSKHAVAVTGAGSELDNHAKKQGWLRAFPMWDWVGGRTSVTSAVGLLPARLQGLDIDALLKGARDMDAATRERDALKNPAALLALMWHYAGDGRGHKDMVILPYKDRLLLMSRYLQQLVMESLGKETDLDGQVVNQGIAVYGNKGSTDQHAYVQQLREGVLNFFATFIEVLKDRDGGSQEVEPGVTSGDYLLGFLLGTRRALYEKDRESLTLTVPDVSARTLGALIALYERAVGFYATLVHINAYHQPGVEAGKKAAGVVLELQRKLTTRLREARAEARTAEQLAADIGMPDEVETVFKVLQHLAANPDRGVTRTPGATPTQARFQAK; the protein is encoded by the coding sequence ATGACCGAGCGAGAACTGTGGGAGCGGTACCAGCGTTATCTGTGCGTCGTCCCGGCCTTGGACTTCACGCTCGACGTCTCGCGGATGCGCTTCCCGGCGGACTACCTGGAGCGGATGCGCCCCCGCCTGGAGGAAGCCTTCGGCGCGATGGAGGCCCTGGAGAAGGGCGCCGTCGCCAACCCGGACGAGAAGCGCAAGGTGGGCCACTACTGGCTGCGCGCGCCGGAGTTGGCGCCCGAGCCCGCGCTCCAGAAGGAAATCACCGACACGGTGGCCGCCATCCACGCCTTCGCGAAGAACGTGCATGAGGGCCGGGTGAAGCCGCAGAAGGCGCAGCGCTTCACGCACATGCTGATTGTCGGCATTGGTGGCTCGGCGCTGGGGCCGCAGTTGGTGGCGGACGCGCTGGGCACGGCGAAGGACCCGATGCAGGTGTCCTTCTTCGACAACACGGACCCGGACGGCTTCGACCGCGTGCTGGCGCAACTGGGCGAGCGGCTGTCGGAGACGCTCACCCTGGTCATCAGCAAGTCGGGTGGCACCAAGGAGACGCGCAACGGCATGCTGGAGGCCGAGCGCGGCTACTCGGCGCGCGGCCTGGACTTCAGCAAGCACGCCGTGGCCGTCACCGGCGCCGGCAGCGAGCTGGACAACCACGCGAAGAAGCAGGGCTGGCTGCGCGCCTTCCCCATGTGGGACTGGGTTGGCGGCCGCACGTCGGTGACGTCCGCGGTGGGCCTGCTGCCCGCGCGCCTGCAGGGGCTGGACATCGACGCGCTGTTGAAGGGCGCGCGCGACATGGACGCGGCGACGCGGGAGCGTGATGCGCTGAAGAACCCGGCCGCGCTGCTGGCGCTCATGTGGCACTACGCCGGTGATGGCCGGGGCCACAAGGACATGGTCATCCTGCCGTACAAGGACCGGCTGCTGCTGATGTCGCGCTACCTCCAGCAGCTCGTCATGGAGTCGCTGGGCAAGGAGACCGACCTGGATGGCCAGGTGGTGAACCAGGGCATCGCCGTCTACGGCAACAAGGGCTCCACGGACCAGCACGCCTACGTGCAGCAACTGCGCGAGGGTGTGCTCAACTTCTTCGCCACCTTCATCGAGGTGCTGAAGGACCGTGACGGCGGCTCGCAGGAAGTGGAGCCCGGCGTCACCAGCGGTGACTACCTGCTGGGCTTCCTGCTGGGCACGCGGCGCGCGCTCTACGAGAAGGACCGCGAGTCACTCACCCTCACCGTGCCGGACGTGAGCGCGCGTACGCTGGGCGCGTTGATTGCGCTGTATGAGCGCGCAGTGGGCTTCTACGCCACGCTGGTGCACATCAACGCGTACCACCAGCCGGGCGTGGAGGCGGGCAAGAAGGCCGCGGGCGTGGTGCTGGAGCTCCAGCGCAAGCTGACGACGCGCCTGCGCGAGGCGCGCGCGGAGGCCCGCACCGCCGAGCAGCTCGCGGCGGACATCGGCATGCCGGACGAGGTGGAGACGGTGTTCAAGGTGCTCCAGCACCTGGCCGCCAACCCGGACCGCGGCGTCACGCGCACCCCGGGGGCCACCCCGACACAGGCGCGCTTCCAGGCGAAGTAG